From Saccharothrix espanaensis DSM 44229, the proteins below share one genomic window:
- the mtrB gene encoding MtrAB system histidine kinase MtrB, which yields MSVLDPAVRELRRGVERARRHAAAFGDLWRRSLQLRVVVSTLALSSAVVFVLGMVLQVQITGQLLDTKTQAAIRQTEASAAAVQPDLSGLNPGPDSVKSRFTAALNKINAAGSGLDATSSGAGAFEPVLSDPVGVGSDGLPTAVGPWQDVPASLTKMLERGSAGWQITTVERSTGRTTLLVVGKPVNSSARAMHLYLLFPLTGEQSTAEVVQSTLVVGGLVLLLLLAVIANLVTRQVVRPVRQAAEIAERFADGSLDERMPVVGEDDVARLAESYNEMAASIQRQIHQLEEFGQLQRRFTSDVSHELRTPLTTVRMAADVLHASREQFPGGLARSTELLVDELDRFESLLGDLLEISRLDAGVEELAADLVDIRVLARRAHDSVRAIANSSGTTIVMDLPDHEVTAELDSRRVERILRNLLANAIDHGEGLPVELTLRSDDHAVAVTVRDRGVGLRPGEADLVFNRFWRADPSRNRRTGGTGLGLSISLEDARLHGGWLEAWGERGYGAVFRLTVPCRHGHELTGSPLPLEPPDLPAVVAGQEPAEEPTGEVELTEEEITWQPAQPVTGDREEVR from the coding sequence ATGAGCGTGCTTGATCCCGCGGTCCGCGAGCTGCGACGCGGGGTCGAGCGCGCCCGGCGGCACGCCGCCGCGTTCGGCGACCTGTGGCGGCGTTCGTTGCAGCTGCGGGTCGTGGTCAGCACGCTCGCGCTGTCCTCCGCGGTGGTGTTCGTGCTGGGCATGGTGCTGCAGGTGCAGATCACCGGCCAGCTGCTGGACACCAAGACCCAGGCGGCGATCCGGCAGACCGAGGCGTCGGCGGCGGCCGTGCAGCCCGACCTGTCGGGCCTCAACCCGGGCCCGGACAGCGTGAAGTCGCGGTTCACCGCCGCCCTGAACAAGATCAACGCGGCGGGCTCCGGCCTCGACGCGACCTCGTCCGGCGCGGGCGCGTTCGAGCCCGTGCTGTCCGACCCGGTCGGCGTCGGCTCGGACGGCCTGCCCACGGCGGTCGGCCCGTGGCAGGACGTGCCCGCGAGCCTGACCAAGATGCTCGAACGCGGCAGCGCCGGCTGGCAGATCACCACCGTCGAGCGCAGCACCGGCCGCACCACGCTGCTCGTGGTCGGCAAGCCGGTGAACAGCTCCGCCCGCGCCATGCACCTCTACCTGCTGTTCCCGCTGACCGGCGAGCAGTCCACGGCCGAGGTCGTGCAGTCGACGCTGGTCGTCGGCGGCCTGGTGCTGCTGTTGCTGCTCGCGGTGATCGCGAACCTGGTGACCCGGCAGGTCGTGCGCCCGGTGCGGCAGGCCGCCGAGATCGCGGAGCGGTTCGCGGACGGCAGCCTGGACGAGCGGATGCCCGTGGTGGGCGAGGACGACGTGGCGCGGCTGGCCGAGTCGTACAACGAGATGGCCGCGAGCATCCAGCGCCAGATCCACCAGCTGGAGGAGTTCGGCCAGCTCCAGCGCCGGTTCACCTCCGACGTCTCGCACGAGCTGCGCACCCCGCTGACCACCGTGCGGATGGCCGCGGACGTGCTGCACGCGTCCCGCGAGCAGTTCCCCGGCGGCCTGGCCCGCTCCACCGAGCTGCTGGTCGACGAGCTGGACCGGTTCGAGTCGCTGCTGGGCGACCTGCTGGAGATCAGCCGGCTGGACGCGGGCGTCGAGGAGCTGGCCGCCGACCTGGTCGACATCCGGGTGCTCGCGCGGCGCGCGCACGACTCGGTGCGGGCCATCGCGAACAGCAGCGGCACCACGATCGTGATGGACCTGCCGGACCACGAGGTGACCGCCGAGCTGGACTCCCGGCGGGTCGAGCGCATCCTGCGCAACCTGCTCGCCAACGCCATCGACCACGGCGAGGGCCTGCCCGTCGAGCTGACCCTCCGCAGTGACGACCACGCGGTGGCCGTCACCGTGCGCGACCGCGGCGTGGGTCTGCGGCCCGGCGAGGCGGACCTGGTGTTCAACCGGTTCTGGCGGGCCGACCCGTCGCGCAACCGGCGCACCGGCGGCACCGGCCTGGGCCTGTCGATCAGCCTGGAGGACGCGCGGCTGCACGGCGGGTGGCTGGAGGCGTGGGGCGAGCGCGGGTACGGCGCGGTGTTCCGGCTGACCGTGCCCTGCCGGCACGGCCACGAGCTGACCGGCAGCCCGCTGCCGCTGGAACCGCCGGACCTGCCCGCCGTGGTGGCCGGGCAGGAGCCGGCGGAGGAGCCGACCGGTGAGGTCGAGCTGACCGAGGAGGAGATCACCTGGCAGCCCGCGCAGCCCGTGACGGGCGATCGCGAGGAGGTCCGGTGA
- the mtrA gene encoding MtrAB system response regulator MtrA: MKARVLVVDDDPALAEMLTIVLRGEGFDTAVVADGARALPALRELKPDLVLLDLMLPGMNGIDVCKAIRSESGVPIVMLTAKSDTVDVVLGLESGADDYVVKPFKPKELVARIRARLRRTEAEPAEVLQIGDLTIDVPGHEVLREGKPIQLTPLEFDLLVALARKPRQVFTREVLLEQVWGYRHAADTRLVNVHVQRLRSKVERDPEHPEVVLTVRGVGYKAGPP; this comes from the coding sequence ATGAAGGCACGCGTGCTCGTGGTGGACGACGACCCCGCTCTGGCGGAGATGCTGACCATCGTGCTGCGGGGCGAGGGGTTCGATACCGCGGTGGTGGCCGATGGCGCCCGCGCGCTGCCCGCGCTCCGCGAGTTGAAACCGGACCTGGTGCTGCTCGACCTCATGCTCCCGGGCATGAACGGCATCGACGTGTGCAAGGCGATCCGCTCCGAGTCGGGCGTCCCGATCGTCATGCTCACCGCGAAGAGCGACACCGTGGACGTCGTGCTCGGCCTGGAGTCCGGCGCGGACGACTACGTGGTCAAGCCGTTCAAGCCGAAGGAGCTGGTGGCGCGGATCCGCGCGCGCCTGCGGCGCACCGAGGCCGAGCCCGCCGAGGTGCTCCAGATCGGCGACCTGACCATCGACGTGCCCGGCCACGAGGTGCTGCGCGAGGGCAAGCCGATCCAGCTCACCCCGCTGGAGTTCGACCTGCTGGTGGCACTGGCCCGCAAGCCGCGCCAGGTGTTCACCCGCGAGGTCCTGCTCGAACAGGTGTGGGGCTACCGGCACGCGGCGGACACCCGGCTGGTGAACGTCCACGTGCAGCGCCTGCGCTCGAAGGTGGAGCGCGACCCCGAGCACCCCGAGGTGGTGCTGACCGTCCGCGGCGTCGGGTACAAGGCGGGCCCTCCGTGA
- a CDS encoding dTMP kinase, with amino-acid sequence MGKLVVIEGLDGAGKRTLAKALTDALAVQGRKVATGAFPRYDDDIHAELVRDALHGRLGDLTDSVHGMSVLYALDRRGAADRIRADLLDYDVVLLDRYIASNAAYGAARLRQHADGEFVDWLRALEVDRFGLPIPDLQLLLRVPSAVAQSRAAHRETSEQRERDVYESDDDLQSRCGAVYDELAAAHWLSPWEVLDGTVDLRMDGLLDRYFTR; translated from the coding sequence GTGGGAAAACTCGTCGTGATCGAGGGATTGGACGGCGCGGGCAAGCGGACCCTCGCCAAGGCGCTCACCGACGCGCTCGCGGTGCAGGGGCGCAAAGTCGCCACCGGGGCGTTCCCCCGGTACGACGACGACATCCACGCCGAACTCGTCCGGGACGCGCTGCACGGCCGGCTCGGCGACCTGACGGACTCCGTGCACGGCATGTCCGTCCTGTACGCGCTGGACCGCCGGGGTGCCGCCGACCGGATTCGCGCGGACCTCCTCGACTACGACGTCGTCCTCCTCGACCGGTACATCGCCTCCAACGCCGCGTACGGCGCTGCACGCCTGCGCCAGCACGCGGACGGCGAGTTCGTCGACTGGCTGCGCGCGCTGGAGGTGGACCGCTTCGGGTTGCCGATCCCGGACTTGCAGTTGCTGCTGCGCGTGCCGAGCGCCGTCGCGCAGAGTCGCGCCGCCCACCGGGAGACGTCCGAACAGCGCGAACGTGACGTCTACGAGTCCGACGACGACCTTCAGAGCCGCTGCGGCGCCGTGTACGACGAACTGGCCGCCGCGCACTGGCTGTCGCCGTGGGAGGTCCTCGACGGCACGGTCGACCTGCGGATGGATGGTCTGCTAGACCGGTATTTCACCCGTTAG
- a CDS encoding DUF2510 domain-containing protein: MTQSPVRPPAWLPDPLDDSLVRYWDGGRWTFHTAVRRVAVAEPVAAAPPEPAVLALRPDIAAALDRVRGALTGSMKEVHLLAGHLRPEERVLALTAAQGEGFGVLACTDRRLLFLFVGVLRRQFVEVDWNQAKGVFYDRASKAFTVYTTKPTKRAVPAMSVRVGRVEDAQAVAHAAQAASAAPRLDIV, from the coding sequence ATGACCCAGTCGCCCGTGCGGCCGCCCGCGTGGCTGCCCGATCCGCTCGACGACTCGCTGGTCCGCTACTGGGACGGCGGGCGGTGGACGTTCCACACCGCCGTGCGCCGGGTGGCGGTGGCCGAGCCGGTGGCCGCTGCGCCGCCGGAACCGGCCGTGCTGGCGTTGCGGCCCGACATCGCGGCGGCGCTGGACCGCGTGCGGGGTGCGCTGACGGGGTCGATGAAGGAGGTGCACCTCCTGGCCGGCCACCTGCGCCCGGAGGAGCGGGTGCTCGCGCTGACCGCCGCCCAGGGGGAGGGCTTCGGGGTGCTCGCCTGCACCGACCGCCGGCTGTTGTTCCTGTTCGTCGGGGTGCTGCGCCGGCAGTTCGTGGAGGTCGACTGGAACCAGGCGAAGGGCGTCTTCTACGACCGGGCCTCGAAGGCGTTCACGGTCTACACGACCAAGCCGACGAAGCGGGCGGTGCCGGCCATGTCGGTGCGCGTGGGGCGGGTCGAGGACGCCCAGGCCGTCGCGCACGCCGCGCAGGCGGCGTCGGCCGCGCCGCGCCTCGACATCGTCTGA
- a CDS encoding DUF4041 domain-containing protein, which translates to MALFGNRENAEAAALHQQLVAAHGTIAELRGWVGQLRGAGTPALEAELRDLRAAVEKSKATYEALGASRRQLTAELAAVQSGLVETRELALLQEVGVYEYAHPLDDVLAYKDALAELKQRIKAAAKADAVTSQVNWAVNGSVKEGQRLGRDMAKLMLRAYNAEADNAVRSVKPHTRESVKTRLTTTRTTIGKLGTAMGIAISADYHRLRLAEIDLTADHLVKAEHEREQAREERARLREEAKVVREIERERARLAKERAHYATVVAKLTANGDLEGLGRAQAELDKVDRAIEGVEQQAANVRAGYVYVISNIGAFGPDVVKIGMTRRLEPMDRVRELGDASVPFRFDTHALFFSKDAVALETALHQRLAHKRVNLVNARREFFYASPAEVKDLLVGLGEDHVLEFTEAVEAVEWRASESGRRGQASAVAALAADGDGDLSDDGEE; encoded by the coding sequence GTGGCGTTGTTCGGGAACAGGGAGAACGCGGAGGCGGCGGCGCTCCACCAGCAACTGGTGGCGGCGCACGGCACCATCGCCGAACTGCGCGGCTGGGTGGGGCAGCTCAGGGGCGCGGGCACCCCGGCGCTGGAGGCCGAGCTGCGCGACTTGCGGGCCGCCGTCGAGAAGTCGAAGGCGACGTACGAGGCCCTCGGGGCGTCACGGCGGCAGCTGACCGCCGAGCTCGCGGCGGTGCAGTCCGGCCTGGTCGAGACGCGTGAGCTGGCGTTGCTCCAGGAGGTCGGCGTCTACGAGTACGCGCACCCGCTGGACGACGTGCTCGCGTACAAGGACGCGCTGGCCGAGCTGAAGCAGCGGATCAAGGCCGCCGCCAAGGCCGACGCCGTCACCAGCCAGGTGAACTGGGCGGTGAACGGCTCGGTGAAGGAGGGGCAGCGGCTCGGCCGGGACATGGCCAAGCTGATGCTGCGCGCCTACAACGCCGAAGCCGACAACGCGGTGCGCTCGGTGAAGCCGCACACCCGCGAGTCGGTGAAGACCAGGCTCACCACCACCCGGACCACGATCGGCAAGCTCGGCACGGCGATGGGCATCGCCATCTCCGCCGACTACCACCGGCTCCGGCTGGCCGAGATCGACCTGACCGCCGACCACCTGGTCAAGGCCGAGCACGAGCGCGAGCAGGCCCGTGAGGAGCGCGCCCGGCTGCGCGAGGAGGCCAAGGTGGTGCGCGAGATCGAACGGGAGCGGGCGCGGCTGGCCAAGGAGCGGGCGCACTACGCGACCGTGGTCGCGAAGCTGACCGCGAACGGCGACCTGGAGGGGCTGGGCCGGGCGCAGGCCGAGCTCGACAAGGTCGACCGGGCGATCGAGGGCGTCGAGCAGCAGGCCGCGAACGTCCGGGCCGGGTACGTGTACGTCATCTCGAACATCGGCGCGTTCGGCCCCGACGTGGTCAAGATCGGTATGACCCGCCGGCTGGAGCCGATGGACCGCGTGCGCGAACTCGGGGACGCGTCGGTGCCGTTCCGGTTCGACACGCACGCCCTGTTCTTCTCCAAGGACGCCGTCGCGCTGGAGACCGCGCTCCACCAGCGGTTGGCGCACAAGCGGGTGAACCTGGTCAACGCGCGCCGGGAGTTCTTCTACGCCTCGCCCGCCGAGGTGAAAGACCTGCTCGTCGGCCTGGGCGAGGACCACGTCCTGGAGTTCACCGAGGCCGTCGAGGCCGTCGAGTGGCGCGCGTCGGAGTCGGGTCGGCGCGGTCAGGCGTCGGCGGTCGCGGCCCTGGCGGCGGACGGTGACGGCGACCTGTCCGACGACGGGGAGGAGTGA
- the ahcY gene encoding adenosylhomocysteinase: MTAERLQNRNGIDFAVADLSLAEFGRKEIRLAEHEMPGLMALRREYSEVYPLKGARVSGSLHMTVQTAVLIETLVSLGAEVRWASCNIFSTQDHAAAAVVVGPHGTPEEPQGVPVFAWKGETLEEYWWTAESMLTWPDGGGPNMILDDGGDATLLVHKGAEYEKAGVVPPADENDSEEWQLVLETLRKSLAADNGKWTKIAEGIRGVTEETTTGVMRLYQLAAAGNLLFPAINVNDAVTKSKFDNRYGIRHSLIDGINRGTDVLMGGKVAVICGYGDVGKGAAESLRGQGARIIVTEIDPICALQAAMDGYDVQVLEDVLGRADIIITTTGNKDVVRIEHMAAMKHQAIVGNIGHFDNEIDMAGLQRYPGIRRINIKPQVDEWVFPDGKSILVLSEGRLLNLGNATGHPSFVMSNSFSNQVIAQVELFTKYQEYDKEVYRLPKKLDEKVARIHLDALGGKLTKLSKDQAEYIDVDVEGPYKPEHYRY; this comes from the coding sequence ATGACCGCCGAGAGGCTCCAGAACCGCAACGGCATCGATTTCGCCGTCGCCGACCTCTCCCTGGCTGAGTTCGGCCGCAAGGAGATCCGCCTGGCCGAGCACGAGATGCCCGGCCTGATGGCGCTGCGGCGCGAGTACTCCGAGGTCTACCCCTTGAAGGGGGCGCGAGTCTCCGGCTCGCTGCACATGACGGTGCAGACCGCCGTGCTGATCGAGACGCTCGTCTCGCTCGGCGCCGAAGTCCGCTGGGCCTCGTGCAACATCTTCTCCACCCAGGACCACGCCGCGGCCGCGGTCGTCGTCGGCCCCCACGGCACTCCCGAGGAGCCCCAGGGCGTCCCGGTGTTCGCCTGGAAGGGCGAGACGCTGGAGGAGTACTGGTGGACCGCCGAGTCCATGCTGACCTGGCCCGACGGCGGCGGCCCGAACATGATCCTGGACGACGGCGGTGACGCGACGCTGCTCGTGCACAAGGGCGCCGAGTACGAGAAGGCCGGCGTCGTGCCGCCCGCGGACGAGAACGACTCCGAGGAGTGGCAGCTCGTCCTGGAGACGCTGCGCAAGTCGCTGGCGGCGGACAACGGCAAGTGGACCAAGATCGCCGAGGGCATCCGCGGCGTGACCGAGGAGACCACGACCGGCGTCATGCGGCTCTACCAGCTGGCGGCGGCGGGCAACCTGCTGTTCCCGGCGATCAACGTCAACGACGCGGTCACCAAGTCGAAGTTCGACAACCGGTACGGCATCCGGCACTCGCTGATCGACGGCATCAACCGCGGCACCGACGTGCTGATGGGCGGCAAGGTCGCGGTCATCTGCGGTTACGGCGACGTCGGCAAGGGCGCGGCGGAGTCGCTGCGCGGCCAGGGCGCGCGGATCATCGTGACCGAGATCGACCCGATCTGCGCCCTCCAGGCGGCCATGGACGGCTACGACGTCCAGGTGCTGGAGGACGTGCTGGGCCGGGCCGACATCATCATCACGACGACCGGCAACAAGGACGTCGTGCGCATCGAGCACATGGCCGCGATGAAGCACCAGGCGATCGTGGGCAACATCGGCCACTTCGACAACGAGATCGACATGGCCGGCCTCCAGCGCTACCCCGGCATCCGGCGGATCAACATCAAGCCGCAGGTCGACGAGTGGGTGTTCCCGGACGGCAAGTCGATCCTGGTGCTGTCCGAGGGCCGCCTGCTCAACCTGGGCAACGCGACCGGCCACCCGAGCTTCGTGATGTCGAACTCGTTCTCCAACCAGGTGATCGCGCAGGTCGAGCTGTTCACCAAGTACCAGGAGTACGACAAGGAGGTGTACCGCCTGCCGAAGAAGCTGGACGAGAAGGTCGCGCGGATCCACCTCGACGCGCTGGGCGGCAAGCTCACCAAGCTCTCCAAGGACCAGGCCGAGTACATCGACGTGGACGTCGAAGGCCCGTACAAGCCGGAGCACTACCGCTACTGA
- a CDS encoding helix-turn-helix domain-containing protein, which yields MIPQQRRRRDFLSHTAAERVARVLAELVGSYGREERGGWTLGIPLTKVELASIAGMKPRTAEKAFSDLRKAGVVVSHYRRDLLVPDLGRLWAFAGLGGQPRWAESRRSAASVRPVSVSRPAGART from the coding sequence GTGATCCCGCAGCAGCGGCGTCGGCGCGACTTCCTGTCCCACACCGCCGCCGAACGCGTCGCCCGCGTCCTGGCCGAACTCGTCGGCTCCTACGGACGAGAGGAGCGCGGCGGCTGGACCCTCGGAATTCCGCTGACCAAGGTCGAGCTGGCCTCCATCGCCGGGATGAAGCCCCGCACCGCCGAGAAGGCGTTCAGCGACCTGCGCAAGGCCGGCGTCGTGGTCAGCCACTACCGGCGGGACCTCCTGGTGCCCGACCTCGGGAGGCTGTGGGCGTTCGCGGGTCTCGGCGGTCAGCCCAGGTGGGCGGAGAGCAGGCGGTCGGCGGCTTCGGTGCGGCCGGTGTCGGTGAGCAGGCCCGCCGGGGCCAGGACGTAG
- a CDS encoding glutamate mutase L, with translation MTVLCLDVGSTWTKGALVSSSGDLLGTAQRPTSPPEVLDGVTAVTGALGGADEVLACSSAGGGLRLAVVGQERLVSAEAGYRVALSAGAKVVHVSAGPLDGAGVRALRAAAPDLVLLVGGTDGGDRTVLLHNAAKLARVACPIVLAGNVEARSAALDLLAARTVVATDNVLPDVGELAPGPARRAIREVFLRHVIGGKGLSRGTAFRDLVQAVTPDAVLRGVSRLAAQDREGAVLVVDVGGATTDVYSAVSTVDEGVERTVALPPDRRTVEGDLGMRWSAPGIVAEAVAEKLVDKAEAVALHQEAAHRAANVTWLSDDPTVDLRLAALAAVLATRRHLRLVDGRLGPQGAGRLVLSGGVFRHAPDVAEVERTLRADPFLRPVLKSATITVDHDYVLAPAGLLTDTGRTEAADRLLSAHLG, from the coding sequence ATGACGGTGCTGTGCCTGGACGTGGGCTCGACCTGGACGAAGGGCGCGTTGGTGTCCTCGTCCGGCGACCTGCTCGGCACGGCGCAGCGGCCGACGTCGCCGCCCGAGGTGCTCGACGGCGTGACGGCGGTGACCGGGGCGCTGGGCGGTGCGGACGAGGTGCTGGCCTGCTCGTCGGCCGGCGGTGGTCTGCGGCTCGCGGTGGTCGGGCAGGAACGCCTGGTCAGCGCCGAGGCCGGGTACCGGGTGGCGTTGTCGGCGGGCGCGAAGGTGGTGCACGTGTCGGCGGGTCCGCTGGACGGCGCGGGCGTGCGCGCGCTGCGCGCGGCGGCACCGGACCTGGTCCTGCTGGTCGGCGGCACGGACGGCGGCGACCGCACGGTCCTGCTGCACAACGCGGCGAAACTGGCCCGCGTGGCGTGCCCCATCGTGCTGGCGGGCAACGTCGAGGCCCGGTCGGCGGCGCTGGACCTGCTGGCCGCGCGCACGGTCGTGGCGACGGACAACGTCCTGCCCGACGTCGGCGAACTCGCGCCGGGCCCGGCGCGGCGGGCGATCCGCGAGGTGTTCCTGCGGCACGTGATCGGCGGCAAGGGCTTGTCGCGGGGCACGGCGTTCCGCGACCTGGTCCAGGCGGTCACGCCGGACGCCGTCCTCAGGGGAGTGTCCAGATTGGCCGCCCAGGACCGTGAAGGCGCGGTGTTGGTGGTCGATGTCGGCGGTGCGACAACGGATGTGTACTCGGCGGTGTCCACGGTGGACGAAGGCGTCGAGCGCACGGTCGCGCTACCGCCGGACCGCCGCACGGTGGAAGGCGACCTCGGGATGCGGTGGTCCGCACCGGGAATCGTCGCGGAGGCCGTGGCGGAGAAGCTGGTCGACAAGGCGGAAGCCGTTGCGCTGCACCAGGAAGCCGCGCACCGGGCGGCGAACGTGACGTGGCTGTCCGACGACCCGACCGTCGACCTGCGCCTGGCCGCCCTCGCCGCGGTCCTCGCCACCCGCCGCCACCTCCGCCTGGTCGACGGCCGCCTGGGCCCGCAGGGCGCGGGCCGCCTGGTGCTGTCCGGCGGCGTGTTCCGCCACGCGCCGGACGTGGCGGAGGTCGAACGCACCCTCCGCGCCGACCCCTTCCTCCGCCCGGTCTTGAAGTCCGCCACCATCACCGTGGACCACGACTACGTCCTGGCCCCGGCGGGCCTGCTCACCGACACCGGCCGCACCGAAGCCGCCGACCGCCTGCTCTCCGCCCACCTGGGCTGA
- a CDS encoding amino acid permease — MPGNGLWRTKSIEQSIADTDEPGTKLRKDLTAWDLTVFGVAVVIGAGIFTLTASTAGNLAGPSVSLAFVLAAIACALAALCYAEFASTVPVAGSAYTFSYATFGEFMAWIIGWDLVLEFAVGAAAVAKGWSLYLQTVLGQMGLDLKTTVVIGGLEVDWGSLLLVFALTVLLAVGTKLSSRVSAVITAVKVAVVLLVIVLGIGYIKAANYSPYIPPAETGGTAGSGLEQSLFSLVTGFSGSTYGVLGLLAAASLVFFAFIGFDVVATTAEETRNPQKAVPRGILGSLAIVTVLYVAVSLVITGMLPYDRLKTQPDGSRATLATAFAENGVDWAATVISVGALAGLTTVVMVLMLGQSRVLFAMSRDGLLPRGLAKTGSRGTPVRITLGIGVLVAIAAGFFPAGKLEEMVNVGTLFAFVLVSAGVLVLRKTRPDLERGFRVPLVPLVPILAIISCVWLMLNLTALTWVRFLAWMALGVVVYFAYSRRNSLLGKRNGATATPLVKPDEVP, encoded by the coding sequence GTGCCGGGGAACGGGCTTTGGCGCACGAAGTCGATCGAGCAGTCGATCGCCGACACCGACGAGCCGGGCACCAAGCTACGCAAAGACCTGACCGCGTGGGACCTGACCGTGTTCGGCGTCGCGGTGGTGATCGGGGCCGGCATCTTCACGCTGACCGCGTCCACCGCCGGCAACCTCGCCGGACCGTCGGTGTCCCTCGCGTTCGTGCTGGCCGCGATCGCCTGCGCGCTGGCCGCCCTGTGCTACGCCGAGTTCGCGTCCACGGTGCCCGTCGCGGGCAGCGCGTACACGTTCTCCTACGCCACCTTCGGCGAGTTCATGGCGTGGATCATCGGCTGGGACCTGGTCCTGGAGTTCGCGGTCGGCGCGGCGGCCGTCGCGAAGGGCTGGTCGCTGTACCTGCAGACCGTGCTGGGGCAGATGGGCCTCGACCTGAAGACCACGGTCGTGATCGGCGGCCTGGAGGTCGACTGGGGCTCGCTGCTGCTGGTGTTCGCGCTGACCGTGCTGCTGGCCGTCGGCACCAAGCTGTCGTCGCGGGTCAGCGCGGTGATCACGGCCGTGAAGGTGGCCGTGGTGCTGCTGGTGATCGTGCTCGGCATCGGGTACATCAAGGCGGCGAACTACAGCCCCTACATCCCGCCGGCCGAGACCGGCGGCACCGCGGGCAGCGGCCTGGAGCAGTCGTTGTTCTCGCTGGTCACCGGGTTCTCGGGGAGCACCTACGGCGTGCTCGGCCTGCTCGCCGCGGCGTCGCTGGTGTTCTTCGCGTTCATCGGCTTCGACGTGGTCGCGACCACCGCCGAGGAGACCCGCAACCCGCAGAAGGCCGTGCCGCGCGGCATCCTGGGCTCGCTCGCGATCGTGACGGTGCTCTACGTCGCGGTGTCGCTGGTGATCACCGGCATGCTGCCCTACGACCGGTTGAAGACCCAGCCGGACGGCAGCCGCGCCACGCTGGCCACGGCGTTCGCGGAGAACGGCGTCGACTGGGCGGCCACGGTCATCTCGGTCGGCGCGCTGGCCGGCCTGACCACGGTCGTGATGGTGCTGATGCTGGGCCAGTCGCGGGTGCTGTTCGCGATGTCGCGCGACGGCCTGCTGCCGCGCGGCCTGGCCAAGACCGGCAGCCGCGGCACGCCGGTCCGGATCACCCTCGGCATCGGCGTGCTGGTCGCCATCGCGGCGGGCTTCTTCCCGGCGGGCAAGCTGGAGGAGATGGTCAACGTCGGCACGCTGTTCGCGTTCGTGCTGGTGTCGGCGGGCGTCCTGGTGCTCCGCAAGACCCGGCCGGACCTGGAACGCGGCTTCCGGGTGCCGCTGGTGCCGCTGGTCCCGATCCTGGCGATCATCTCGTGCGTCTGGCTGATGCTCAACCTGACCGCGCTGACCTGGGTCCGGTTCCTGGCGTGGATGGCGCTGGGCGTGGTCGTGTACTTCGCCTACAGCCGGCGGAACTCCCTGCTGGGCAAGCGGAACGGAGCGACCGCCACCCCGCTGGTGAAGCCCGACGAGGTGCCGTAG
- a CDS encoding cation diffusion facilitator family transporter: MSAGGGTKAIIAALVANAGIAVAKFVGFLVTGSSSMLAEAVHSVADTSNQGLLLLGQKTSRRKATLNHPFGFGRDRYFYSFVVALLLFSLGSVFALYEGIHKLESHEELSSPLVAVVILVVAIGLETYSFKTAITESKLIKGDATWWQFIRQSKVPELPVVLLEDAGALFGLVLALMGVGLSTVTGDPVWDAIGTICIGVLLGVIAIILIIEMKSLLIGEGASPVELDTIVDELAAGKVQRVIHIRTQYIGPDELLVAAKIALNPGLAAAEVAQAIDDAEQRVRNKVPAARLIYLEPDLDRTAPKA; the protein is encoded by the coding sequence GTGTCAGCTGGGGGCGGTACGAAGGCCATCATCGCCGCGCTGGTGGCCAACGCCGGGATCGCGGTGGCCAAGTTCGTCGGCTTCCTGGTGACGGGGTCGTCGTCGATGCTGGCCGAGGCGGTGCACTCGGTCGCGGACACCTCCAACCAGGGCCTGCTGCTGCTCGGCCAGAAGACGTCCCGGCGCAAGGCCACCCTGAATCACCCGTTCGGGTTCGGCCGGGACCGGTACTTCTACTCGTTCGTCGTGGCGCTGCTGCTGTTCAGCCTGGGGTCGGTGTTCGCGCTCTACGAGGGCATCCACAAGCTGGAGTCGCACGAGGAGCTGTCCTCCCCGCTGGTCGCGGTGGTCATCCTGGTGGTCGCGATCGGCCTGGAGACCTACAGCTTCAAGACCGCGATCACCGAGTCGAAGCTGATCAAGGGCGACGCGACCTGGTGGCAGTTCATCCGCCAGTCGAAGGTGCCCGAGCTGCCGGTGGTGCTGCTGGAGGACGCGGGCGCGTTGTTCGGCCTGGTGCTGGCGCTGATGGGCGTCGGCCTGTCGACGGTGACCGGCGACCCGGTGTGGGACGCCATCGGCACCATCTGCATCGGCGTGCTGCTCGGCGTCATCGCGATCATCCTGATCATCGAGATGAAGTCGCTGCTGATCGGCGAGGGCGCGTCGCCCGTCGAGCTGGACACGATCGTGGACGAGCTGGCGGCGGGCAAGGTGCAGCGGGTGATCCACATCCGCACCCAGTACATCGGCCCGGACGAGCTGCTGGTGGCCGCGAAGATCGCCCTCAACCCGGGCCTGGCGGCGGCGGAGGTCGCGCAGGCGATCGACGACGCGGAGCAACGCGTCCGCAACAAGGTCCCGGCCGCCCGCCTGATCTACCTGGAGCCCGACCTCGACCGCACGGCCCCCAAGGCGTAG